The following coding sequences are from one Capsicum annuum cultivar UCD-10X-F1 chromosome 3, UCD10Xv1.1, whole genome shotgun sequence window:
- the LOC107862846 gene encoding monoacylglycerol lipase yields the protein MICLTSQKLCISKRFESHFGLYIHTKLPKQNLKLNCVDFPEYLSELKLLAFGIRRRRRRGRGTTTAAMTVAVEVAKTSEATIILTSGASGRLSALFSLRVLRSLFLLINAFVLLLLLPFRGRRRMPSPATMMASSGSQSGGGKEEKAVVERKGTVVRVPSKMVPRKSAVEQEVAARRSLAIRRVLQDDDRETLREFSHFVTFRGDTMFTQSWTPLSFKVRGLVFLLHGLNEHSGRYDDFAKKLNANGFKVYGMDWIGHGGSDGLHAYVPSLDDAVNDMKQILSKILAENPGLPCFCFGHSTGAAIILKAALDPKVESRIDGIVLTSPAVGVQPTHPIFKVLAPIFSFLFPRYQFSAANKRGVAVCRDPAALLAKYSDPLVFTGSIRVRTGYEILRIAAYLQQNLCKLTVPFLVLHGSDDVVTDPECSKKLYEEASSTDKSIKLYKGLLHDLLFELEREEIMEEIIDWLSQRC from the exons atGATTTGCTTGACAAGTCAAAAATTGTGCATATCCAAACGATTTGAATCACATTTCGGTTTATATATCCACACAAAATTACCAAAACAAAATTTGAAGCTAAATTGTGTGGATTTTCCTGAATATTTATCCGAGTTGAAATTGTTAGCGTTTGGGAttagaaggaggagaagaagaggaagaggaacaACAACAGCAGCAATGACGGTCGCGGTTGAAGTAGCGAAAACGAGCGAAGCTACGATAATTTTAACATCAGGTGCAAGCGGGAGACTCAGTGCCCTATTTTCATTACGGGTGCTGAGGAGCTTGTTCCTTTTAATTAATGCTTtcgtgttgttattgttattgccATTTCGTGGACGGAGGAGGATGCCGTCACCGGCGACGATGATGGCGTCGTCGGGATCGCAGAGCGGCGGCGGGAAGGAGGAAAAGGCGGTGGTGGAGAGGAAAGGTACGGTGGTTCGGGTGCCGTCGAAAATGGTGCCGAGGAAGAGCGCGGTGGAGCAGGAGGTGGCGGCGAGAAGATCGCTAGCCATAAGGAGAGTACTTCAGGATGACGATAGAGAGACGTTGAGGGAATTTTCACATTTTGTTACGTTTAGAGGAGATACCATGTTCACGCAATCATGGACACCTCTTTCCTTCAAAGTCAG GGGATTGGTTTTCTTGTTGCACGGCCTCAACGAACACAG TGGCCGATATGATGATTTTGCCAAGAAGCTAAATGCAAATGGCTTTAAAGTTTATGGAATGGATTGGATTG GACATGGTGGAAGTGATGGACTGCATGCATATGTTCCTTCTCTTGATGATGCTGTCAATGACATG AAACAAATTCTGTCAAAGATTTTAGCTGAAAATCCTGGACTTCCGTGCTTTTGCTTTGGACATTCGACTGGTGCAGCCATAATCCTCAAG GCAGCACTTGATCCAAAGGTAGAATCTAGGATTGATGGTATCGTACTGACTTCACCTGCCGTAGGAGTTCAACCAACTCATCCGATTTTCAAG GTACTTGCTCCAATTTTCTCATTTCTATTCCCAAGATACCAGTTCAGTGCAGCAAACAAAAGGGGTGTGGCAGTGTGTAGGGATCCAGCAGCATTACTGGCCAAGTATTCAGATCCACTAGTGTTCACTGGATCCATTAGGGTAAGAACAGGCTATGAGATCCTTCGAATAGCTGCTTACTTGCAACAAAATCTGTGCAAGTTGACGGTACCATTCCTAGTTCTTCATGGCTCTGATGATGTAGTGACCGACCCTGAATGCTCTAAGAAGCTCTATGAAGAGGCTTCTTCAACTGATAAAAGCATCAAGCTGTATAAAGGGCTGTTGCATGACCTGCTTTTTGAActtgaaagagaagaaatcatggaGGAAATAATCGACTGGTTGAGCCAAAGATGTTGA
- the LOC107866051 gene encoding type IV inositol polyphosphate 5-phosphatase 9 isoform X1, producing MWFTLAAKELLEDKLNHEADSQTTSAEIQNFTLFVSSWNVGGIAPPAELNMEDLLLTENSLADIYVLGFQEIVPLNAGNIIVQENTSISMQWNSLICAALNKTDATKSSISLQKAELGESHQKVYPLKKEGSFTTSTTHFECITSKQMVGIFITIWARSPLLPYIRHTSVSSVGCGIFGCLGNKGSVSVRFCLHETSFCFVCSHLASGGKQGDKRERNANASQILSRTRFSSNPFQCLPRKILEHDRVIWLGDLNYRIYLPEPTTRSLVNDRQWTTLLQNDQLKAELREGCTFEGWNEEEIEFAPTYKYNQDSDDYYGCNNQKGKKEKNRMPAWCDRIIWFGKGLKQRQYSRGECKLSDHRPVRAIFTAEVKVQCQ from the exons ATGTGGTTTACTTTAGCAGCTAAAGAGCTCCTAGAGGACAAACTGAACCATGAAGCTGATTCTCAAACTACTTCAgctgaaattcaaaatttcac GTTATTTGTTAGCTCATGGAATGTTGGAGGCATTGCACCACCGGCCGAGTTAAACATGGAAGACTTGCTCCTCACTGAAAACAGTTTGGCTGACATCTACGTTCTCGG GTTTCAAGAAATTGTACCTCTTAATGCTGGAAATATTATAGTGCAAGAGAATACAAGCATATCCATGCAATGGAATTCTCTTATTTGTGCAGCTCTCAACAAGACTGATGCTACCAAAagtagtatcagtcttcagaagGCAGAGCTTGGAGAAAGTCATCAAAAGGTTTACCCACTAAAGAAAGAGGGATCCTTCACTACTTCAACAACACATTTTGAATGCATAACTAGCAAGCAAATGGTAGGAATTTTTATCACCATATGGGCAAGGTCTCCCTTGCTTCCTTATATCAGACATACAAGTGTCTCCTCTGTAGGCTGCGGTATCTTTGGCTGCCTCGGCAACAAG GGCTCAGTTTCGGTTAGATTTTGCTTGCACGAGACAAGTTTCTGCTTTGTGTGTAGTCATTTGGCTTCTGGTGGAAAACAAGGAGACAAGAGAGAACGAAATGCAAATGCATCCCAAATACTATCACGCACACGATTTTCCTCAAATCCATTTCAATGTTTGCCCAGAAAGATTTTAGAACACGA CAGGGTAATTTGGCTTGGTGACCTGAACTACAGGATTTACTTACCAGAACCCACAACTAGATCTTTAGTCAATGACAGGCAATGGACCACATTATTACAAAACGATCAG TTGAAGGCAGAGCTAAGAGAAGGCTGCACCTTTGAAGGTTGGAATGAAGAGGAAATCGAGTTTGCACCGacatataaatataatcaagatTCTGATGATTATTATGGCTGCAATAATCAGaaagggaaaaaggaaaaaaaccgAATGCCTGCTTG GTGTGATAGGATTATATGGTTTGGGAAGGGACTGAAACAAAGGCAGTATAGTCGAGGTGAGTGTAAACTGTCCGACCACAGACCAGTACGAGCAATTTTTACAGCAGAGGTCAAGGTTCAATGTCAATAG
- the LOC107866051 gene encoding type IV inositol polyphosphate 5-phosphatase 9 isoform X2, with protein MWFTLAAKELLEDKLNHEADSQTTSAEIQNFTLFVSSWNVGGIAPPAELNMEDLLLTENSLADIYVLGFQEIVPLNAGNIIVQENTSISMQWNSLICAALNKTDATKSSISLQKAELGESHQKVYPLKKEGSFTTSTTHFECITSKQMVGIFITIWARSPLLPYIRHTSVSSVGCGIFGCLGNKGSVSVRFCLHETSFCFVCSHLASGGKQGDKRERNANASQILSRTRFSSNPFQCLPRKILEHEVIWLGDLNYRIYLPEPTTRSLVNDRQWTTLLQNDQLKAELREGCTFEGWNEEEIEFAPTYKYNQDSDDYYGCNNQKGKKEKNRMPAWCDRIIWFGKGLKQRQYSRGECKLSDHRPVRAIFTAEVKVQCQ; from the exons ATGTGGTTTACTTTAGCAGCTAAAGAGCTCCTAGAGGACAAACTGAACCATGAAGCTGATTCTCAAACTACTTCAgctgaaattcaaaatttcac GTTATTTGTTAGCTCATGGAATGTTGGAGGCATTGCACCACCGGCCGAGTTAAACATGGAAGACTTGCTCCTCACTGAAAACAGTTTGGCTGACATCTACGTTCTCGG GTTTCAAGAAATTGTACCTCTTAATGCTGGAAATATTATAGTGCAAGAGAATACAAGCATATCCATGCAATGGAATTCTCTTATTTGTGCAGCTCTCAACAAGACTGATGCTACCAAAagtagtatcagtcttcagaagGCAGAGCTTGGAGAAAGTCATCAAAAGGTTTACCCACTAAAGAAAGAGGGATCCTTCACTACTTCAACAACACATTTTGAATGCATAACTAGCAAGCAAATGGTAGGAATTTTTATCACCATATGGGCAAGGTCTCCCTTGCTTCCTTATATCAGACATACAAGTGTCTCCTCTGTAGGCTGCGGTATCTTTGGCTGCCTCGGCAACAAG GGCTCAGTTTCGGTTAGATTTTGCTTGCACGAGACAAGTTTCTGCTTTGTGTGTAGTCATTTGGCTTCTGGTGGAAAACAAGGAGACAAGAGAGAACGAAATGCAAATGCATCCCAAATACTATCACGCACACGATTTTCCTCAAATCCATTTCAATGTTTGCCCAGAAAGATTTTAGAACACGA GGTAATTTGGCTTGGTGACCTGAACTACAGGATTTACTTACCAGAACCCACAACTAGATCTTTAGTCAATGACAGGCAATGGACCACATTATTACAAAACGATCAG TTGAAGGCAGAGCTAAGAGAAGGCTGCACCTTTGAAGGTTGGAATGAAGAGGAAATCGAGTTTGCACCGacatataaatataatcaagatTCTGATGATTATTATGGCTGCAATAATCAGaaagggaaaaaggaaaaaaaccgAATGCCTGCTTG GTGTGATAGGATTATATGGTTTGGGAAGGGACTGAAACAAAGGCAGTATAGTCGAGGTGAGTGTAAACTGTCCGACCACAGACCAGTACGAGCAATTTTTACAGCAGAGGTCAAGGTTCAATGTCAATAG